The genomic stretch TCTGCCAACGAGCAAACCTGATGTTATTTTGATGGATATTCGTATGCCAAAAATGGATGGTGTTTTGTGTACCAAAGCGGTCAAAGAGCATTACCCAAATATCAAGGTTATCATTTTGACGACATTTGATGATGATGATTTTATCTACAGCGCTCTTAAGTATGGCGCGACAGGTTACATGCTAAAAGGAACGTCAATGGATGATTTGCATGATGCTGTTGTAACAGCCAATGAAGGACGTGCCATGATAAACCCAGATATTGCCACAAAAGTTTTCAAACTTTTTTCACAAATGGCTCAATCAAATTTTGCTATCCAAGTTGACGATGACTTGGTTCACGACATTAGTAAAATGGAATGGCGTATCATTCAACAAATTGGTTTTGGGTTGTCAAACAAAGAAATTGCTGCGAAGTTGTATTTGTCAGAAGGAACAGTGCGCAATTACCTTTCTAACATTTTGTCAAAACTCAACTTGAGAGATCGTACGCAATTAGCGATTTGGGCGGTTCAGACAGGTGTAACGCTCAAATCATTTGAGGATGATGACCATGACTAAACTAACCAAGATAAAACTTTGGCTTTCAGCGATTGTTCTTTTAAGTGCTTGTATTGGTGGTTATGTCTATTATCAAATGCAACAAAAGACAATTTTAAAAATTGGTGTCTACGCTGGCAGCAGTTGGGATGTACCAAATGG from Streptococcus ruminicola encodes the following:
- a CDS encoding response regulator transcription factor — encoded protein: MIRVLIADDQELIRESLKIVLSAYPDIEVVGAVSDGTEVLETLPTSKPDVILMDIRMPKMDGVLCTKAVKEHYPNIKVIILTTFDDDDFIYSALKYGATGYMLKGTSMDDLHDAVVTANEGRAMINPDIATKVFKLFSQMAQSNFAIQVDDDLVHDISKMEWRIIQQIGFGLSNKEIAAKLYLSEGTVRNYLSNILSKLNLRDRTQLAIWAVQTGVTLKSFEDDDHD